TTTAAAATCTTTTTATGAATGAAAATACTCCTTGATACTCATATTTTTTTATGGCTCATTGACGGGGATGATCACCTAGATTCTCTTTGGCAAGAGGAAATTAACAACCCTCATAACCAAATATTTTTAAGCGTGGTTTCTGTTTGGGAATGTATTATTAAACATCAAATAGGAAAATTGAATTTTCCCCAATCTCCTGAAATTTATCTCCCTCAAAAAAGAAAAGAACATCTTATTAAAAGTTTAGCTATTAATGAAAAAAGTCTTCATCATCTTAAAGAATTACTATTGTTACACAAAGATCCATTTGACCGTCTTTTAATCTCTCAATCTTTACAAGATAATTTGACAATTATGACCAAAGATAAGGCTATTTTAGAGTATCCGAATCTTAATATTTTTAGGCTCTCCTAGAATCAGTTAAACCTTTCCCCTTTCCCCCTTCCCCGGACTTGATATTATTTATTTTGTCTCCATCCAGTTTTTACCCGAATGTACCTCCACTACCAATGGTACTGAGAGTTGAACTACATTTTCCATAGTTGCTTTAATCTGGGGTTTTAACTCTTCCCATTCTTGGGGTGGCATTTCTAGAACTAATTCATCGTGGACTTGTAATAATAATCTGGCTTGATAATGATTCAGAATTTCTTGTAGCTTAATCATGGCCATTTTAATAATATCAGCGCTAGATCCTTGAATGGGAGCGTTAGCTGCAGCCCTAAGTAGCTGACTATCAGAGTAGTTAAGTTTAGAATCAGGCAAAATCTCCCTACCAAAGTTAAAATAGCGTCTTCTCCCCAAGATGGTGGTGACAAATCCTGAAGCGATCGCTTGTTGTTTGACACCTTCTAGATAAGCGAATACGTGGGGATATCTCTGACGATAGCGATCGATAAAAGTTTTTCCCTCTGATGCGCTTACTCCTGCTTCTGTTGCAAATTTTTGCGCCCCCATACCGTAAATTACCCCAAAGTTAATAATTTTACCTAAACGGCGCTCTTCTGGGGTTATTTCCTGCTTATCTAGTAAAAGCTTAGCTGTTACTGTATGTACATCCTGATTAGTTTGATAAGCTTCTATTAAGACTGGTTCTTGACTCAAATGAGCGAGGATTCTCAATTCGATTTGCGAATAATCAGCAGCTACTAGTAACCATTCACTTTCGGGAATAAAAGCGCGGCGAATTTTACGAGAAAAGGCGGTACGAATGGGAATATTTTGAAGATTGGGATTAGAAGAAGATAGTCTTCCCGTCGTGGTAATCGTCTGATTAAAACTAGTATGAATACGTTGAGTGTCCGCT
This portion of the Gloeocapsa sp. PCC 73106 genome encodes:
- a CDS encoding type II toxin-antitoxin system VapC family toxin, giving the protein MKILLDTHIFLWLIDGDDHLDSLWQEEINNPHNQIFLSVVSVWECIIKHQIGKLNFPQSPEIYLPQKRKEHLIKSLAINEKSLHHLKELLLLHKDPFDRLLISQSLQDNLTIMTKDKAILEYPNLNIFRLS